In one Chitinophaga sancti genomic region, the following are encoded:
- a CDS encoding sigma-70 family RNA polymerase sigma factor: MRQLKITKSITNRESQSLEKYLQEIGKVDLITPEEEVNLAIRIKQGDQRALEKLTKANLRFVVSVAKQYQNQGLSLSDLINEGNLGLIKAAQRFDETRGFKFISYAVWWIRQSILQALAEQSRIVRLPLNKVGLSNKISKAYSQLEQEFEREPSPDELATILEINTEEVEATLGVAARHVSMDAPFIDGEDNSLLDVLANPNASSADEELDHHDSLRREIERSLSTLTDRQKDVIMLYFGIAVEHPMSLEDIGEKFGLTRERVRQIKDKAITKLRTTSRSKLLRNYLGN; encoded by the coding sequence ATGCGCCAACTCAAAATCACTAAGTCGATCACTAACCGTGAGTCCCAATCACTGGAAAAATATTTGCAGGAAATTGGGAAAGTAGACTTAATCACGCCGGAGGAAGAAGTGAACCTGGCTATCCGCATTAAGCAAGGAGATCAGAGAGCACTGGAAAAGCTTACAAAAGCCAACCTGCGCTTCGTGGTATCTGTTGCGAAGCAATATCAGAACCAGGGTTTATCCCTTAGTGATCTGATTAATGAGGGCAACCTCGGTCTTATCAAGGCAGCACAGCGTTTTGATGAAACACGTGGTTTTAAATTTATCTCTTATGCCGTATGGTGGATTCGCCAATCTATTCTGCAGGCATTGGCAGAACAAAGCCGCATCGTTCGTCTGCCGCTGAACAAGGTAGGCCTGAGCAATAAGATCAGCAAAGCATACTCCCAACTCGAACAGGAATTTGAAAGAGAACCATCGCCAGACGAACTGGCTACTATTCTCGAAATCAATACAGAAGAAGTAGAAGCCACTTTAGGTGTTGCCGCACGTCACGTATCTATGGATGCGCCTTTTATCGACGGAGAAGATAACTCTCTCCTGGATGTACTGGCTAATCCAAATGCAAGCAGTGCAGATGAGGAACTGGATCACCATGATTCACTGCGTCGCGAAATAGAACGTTCTTTATCTACCCTCACAGATCGTCAGAAAGATGTGATCATGCTGTATTTCGGTATTGCAGTAGAACATCCGATGTCACTGGAAGATATAGGGGAGAAGTTCGGTCTGACCCGCGAAAGGGTTCGCCAGATCAAAGATAAGGCGATCACTAAGTTAAGAACAACCAGCCGTAGCAAATTATTGAGGAACTATCTGGGTAACTAA
- the ffh gene encoding signal recognition particle protein — MFESLSERLDSAFKQLKGEGRISEINIASTVKEIRRALVDADVNYKIAKDFTDRVREKALGEKVITAISPGQLMVKIVKDELAELMGGTESELDIKANPSVILIAGLQGSGKTTFSGKLANFLKTKKGKKPLLVAADIYRPAAIDQLKVLGEQIGVEVYSEPENKDAVKIAQNAIAHAKQNGNTVVIIDTAGRLAVDEVMMKEVANVKAAVKPNEILFVVDSMTGQDAVNTAKAFNDRLDFSGVVLTKLDGDTRGGAALTIKYTVEKPIKFVSMGEKLDTLDVFYPERMAQRILGMGDITTLVERAQAQFNEEQAKKLEKKIRQNQFDFDDFREQLNQIKKMGNLKDLMGMIPGIGKAIKDIDISDDAFKGIEAIIGSMTPAERSNPDLIDGSRRRRIAKGAGKDIQDVNQFMKQFEQMRQMMKQMNKFGAGGRGLKAMGR; from the coding sequence ATGTTTGAATCATTATCAGAGCGGCTCGACTCCGCCTTCAAGCAGTTGAAAGGTGAGGGCCGTATCAGTGAAATAAATATTGCCAGTACTGTAAAGGAGATCCGCCGTGCACTGGTAGATGCGGACGTTAACTACAAAATCGCGAAAGACTTTACCGACAGGGTAAGGGAAAAAGCGCTGGGCGAAAAGGTGATCACTGCCATTTCTCCGGGTCAGCTCATGGTGAAGATCGTGAAGGACGAGCTGGCGGAACTGATGGGTGGTACCGAATCAGAACTGGATATCAAGGCTAACCCTTCTGTGATCCTGATAGCGGGTCTGCAGGGTTCCGGTAAAACCACTTTCTCCGGTAAACTGGCCAACTTCCTCAAAACTAAGAAGGGTAAGAAGCCCCTGCTGGTAGCTGCTGACATCTACCGTCCTGCGGCGATCGATCAGCTGAAAGTACTGGGTGAGCAGATTGGTGTGGAGGTTTATAGCGAGCCTGAAAATAAGGACGCTGTAAAAATCGCCCAGAATGCGATCGCTCACGCTAAGCAGAATGGCAATACTGTAGTGATCATCGATACCGCTGGTCGTCTGGCAGTCGATGAGGTCATGATGAAAGAGGTAGCCAATGTAAAGGCTGCTGTAAAACCAAACGAAATCCTCTTCGTCGTGGACTCCATGACAGGGCAGGATGCCGTGAATACCGCCAAAGCCTTCAACGATCGCCTGGACTTCAGTGGGGTCGTACTCACAAAGCTGGATGGTGATACCCGTGGTGGTGCTGCGTTAACTATCAAATATACCGTTGAGAAGCCCATCAAGTTCGTGAGCATGGGTGAAAAACTGGATACCCTGGATGTGTTCTACCCTGAGCGTATGGCACAGCGTATCCTGGGGATGGGTGATATTACCACCCTGGTAGAACGCGCGCAGGCACAGTTCAACGAAGAGCAGGCGAAAAAGCTGGAAAAGAAGATCCGTCAGAACCAGTTTGATTTTGATGACTTCCGTGAGCAGCTGAACCAGATTAAGAAAATGGGTAACCTGAAGGACCTGATGGGAATGATCCCGGGGATCGGAAAGGCTATCAAGGATATTGATATCAGCGACGATGCATTTAAGGGTATAGAAGCGATCATTGGCTCTATGACCCCTGCAGAACGTAGCAATCCAGACCTGATTGATGGCAGCCGCCGTCGCCGTATTGCGAAAGGTGCCGGCAAAGACATCCAGGATGTGAACCAGTTTATGAAACAATTTGAACAAATGCGTCAGATGATGAAACAAATGAATAAATTTGGCGCAGGGGGCAGAGGGTTGAAAGCAATGGGAAGATAG